The following proteins come from a genomic window of Deinococcus aestuarii:
- the rpsI gene encoding 30S ribosomal protein S9 encodes MAIEQFYGTGRRKAAVARVFLRPGEGRIIVNGKEFQTYFRGLLRAVHALQGFRETGTAGRYDAVITVAGGGPSGQADAIKLGIARALLKVNPDFRAQLKPRGLLTRDPREVERKKYGLKKARRAPQFSKR; translated from the coding sequence ATGGCTATTGAACAGTTCTACGGCACGGGCCGCCGCAAGGCCGCCGTCGCCCGCGTGTTCCTGCGCCCCGGCGAGGGCCGCATCATCGTCAACGGCAAGGAGTTCCAGACCTACTTCCGGGGCCTCTTGCGCGCCGTCCACGCCCTCCAGGGCTTCCGCGAGACGGGTACGGCGGGGCGCTACGACGCCGTGATCACCGTGGCGGGCGGCGGCCCCAGCGGTCAGGCCGACGCCATCAAGCTCGGGATCGCCCGCGCGCTGCTCAAGGTCAACCCCGACTTCCGCGCCCAGCTCAAGCCCCGGGGTCTGCTCACCCGTGACCCCCGCGAGGTCGAACGCAAGAAGTACGGCCTCAAGAAGGCCCGCCGCGCACCCCAGTTCAGCAAGCGCTGA
- the rplM gene encoding 50S ribosomal protein L13 — MKTFVPKNDEQNWVVVDAANVPLGRLATLIASRIRGKHRPDFTPNIIQGDFVVVVNAAQVVLTGGKLDTKVYTRYSGYQGGLKTETARVALQKHPERVIEHAVFGMLPKGRQGRAMHGRLKVYAGETHPHIAQKPQRLEVR, encoded by the coding sequence GTGAAGACTTTCGTACCCAAAAACGACGAGCAGAACTGGGTCGTGGTGGACGCGGCGAACGTGCCGCTGGGCCGCCTGGCGACCCTGATCGCCAGCCGCATTCGCGGCAAGCACCGCCCCGACTTTACGCCCAACATCATCCAGGGCGACTTCGTGGTCGTGGTCAATGCCGCCCAGGTCGTGCTGACCGGCGGCAAGCTGGACACCAAGGTGTACACCCGTTACAGCGGCTATCAGGGCGGCCTCAAGACCGAGACGGCCCGCGTGGCCTTGCAAAAGCACCCTGAGCGCGTGATTGAGCACGCCGTCTTCGGGATGCTGCCCAAGGGCCGCCAGGGACGCGCGATGCACGGCCGCTTGAAGGTCTACGCGGGCGAGACGCACCCCCACATCGCTCAGAAGCCCCAGCGGCTTGAGGTTCGCTAA
- a CDS encoding alpha/beta hydrolase has protein sequence MSWRPYEARPESTVTGTLLQWEGVGDANHAPRTLLAWLPPSYDQEPERRYPVVYFHDGQNVFDAATNPFGAEWEADETLTALAARGVEALAVGLPHGGERRFHEYSTSVNPEWPEEGGGGADASIAFLTDTVKPLVDGSLRTLTDAGHTSLIGSSMGGLISLHGLLTRPDVFGGAGVMSPAFFACPNEAFTRVRRSPTPTGRLWLDIGGQESHDHPERQRAYWDDAHAMRDLLLERGIGGRLRFVAEPEGIHHERAWARRLPGALEFLLGGG, from the coding sequence TTGAGCTGGCGGCCCTACGAGGCCCGGCCTGAGAGCACGGTGACCGGCACCCTCCTTCAGTGGGAAGGCGTGGGCGACGCGAACCACGCCCCGCGCACCCTCCTCGCGTGGCTGCCCCCGTCCTACGATCAGGAGCCGGAACGCCGTTACCCGGTCGTCTACTTCCACGACGGGCAGAACGTCTTTGACGCGGCCACGAATCCCTTCGGCGCCGAGTGGGAGGCGGACGAGACGTTGACCGCGTTGGCGGCCCGGGGGGTGGAGGCCCTTGCCGTCGGCCTTCCCCACGGCGGCGAGCGACGATTTCACGAGTACAGCACGTCCGTCAATCCCGAGTGGCCGGAGGAGGGCGGGGGCGGCGCGGACGCCTCCATCGCCTTCCTGACGGATACGGTGAAACCGCTGGTAGACGGCAGCCTGCGCACCCTGACGGACGCCGGGCACACCTCCCTGATCGGCTCCAGCATGGGCGGGCTGATCAGCCTCCACGGCCTGCTGACCCGGCCCGACGTGTTCGGCGGCGCGGGGGTGATGAGCCCCGCCTTCTTCGCCTGCCCGAACGAGGCCTTCACCCGAGTCCGGCGCAGCCCCACCCCCACAGGCCGCCTCTGGCTCGACATCGGAGGCCAGGAGAGCCACGACCACCCGGAGCGGCAGCGGGCCTACTGGGACGACGCCCACGCCATGCGCGACCTCTTGCTCGAACGGGGCATAGGCGGGCGCCTGCGCTTCGTGGCCGAGCCGGAGGGCATCCACCACGAGCGCGCGTGGGCGCGGAGGCTGCCGGGGGCGCTGGAGTTTTTGCTGGGAGGAGGGTGA
- the aroQ gene encoding type II 3-dehydroquinate dehydratase, with amino-acid sequence MILVLNGPNLNRLGLREPGVYGSQTLEDLERLCEGWGAELGVTVTCRQSNFEGQLLEWVHEAQEQGFTGIVINPGALTHYSYALRDAIASQPLPAVEVHISNVDAREEFRHTSVTAPVCRGKISGLGFLGYRLAMEALTESGS; translated from the coding sequence TTGATCCTCGTCCTCAACGGCCCCAACCTCAACCGCCTCGGCCTGCGGGAGCCGGGCGTGTACGGCTCGCAGACCCTCGAAGACCTGGAGCGCCTGTGCGAAGGATGGGGCGCCGAACTCGGCGTCACCGTGACCTGCCGCCAGAGCAACTTCGAGGGCCAGCTTCTCGAATGGGTCCACGAGGCGCAGGAGCAGGGCTTCACCGGCATCGTGATCAATCCCGGCGCCCTCACCCACTATTCCTACGCGCTGCGGGACGCCATCGCCTCGCAGCCCCTGCCTGCCGTCGAGGTCCACATCAGCAACGTGGACGCGCGGGAGGAATTCCGGCACACGTCGGTCACCGCGCCCGTCTGCCGGGGCAAGATCAGCGGCCTGGGTTTCCTGGGCTACCGCCTGGCGATGGAGGCCCTGACGGAGAGCGGGTCTTGA